TCTTGCATCCTAGACATTTGTATGTTGGTGATATTTCTAATGATTGAAGATGTTTAAGAAACTCAAAATGGCAATGGCCtacaaaagaaattaaatttgtaacaaattatatttttacctaaagaaattattccaaaaaatattagtaattttagatatttcattgaatcttaaaaaataatatgaataataGAGTGTTACAAATTATGTCTGATTAAGTTGTTACAACAATTATTTTGTGTTTTATCCAAGGATAACTTTAGgagatataatataaaatcacCCTACAACCAGTGTTCATATTTATGACAGCCTATGGCAAAGAAGAAATcaattgttaatttatttgttagatttttttaaacgaaatgtgttttattatttgagtTTGTCAATATCATTATCCGGTATATCCCTCTATAAAAAAGTGATTCATAAATGTCTTCCTATTgaattaaaatgattttaataaatttttataaaggaAAAAGTTTTTGGTTTGAttcaatttttgtaaaaacatttttttttattataatttttttttattagacaaaaataatttacaaaatttgaatataacaaggaattataaatagaaaacattaaaataatttatagacTAAATAAGTTGGTAAGTTTTATTTgtcatttattaaatcaaaaacatacattagaaataattttataattaaagtaaaattttataaattattattatatttcattgTTTCGAAATTAACCTTTGTAAATGATTAATTAATGCATAAATTGTTGGAATAATCAAAAGTCCATGATATAGGCAAAGAGATAAACAAATAACCATTACTTTAACGAAAGCTCTTGACATGTACACGTTAACTAGAAGAAGTACAGAGATACATAAACTTGTTGATAATGCTGCTTGAAATGCCGGAAATCCAACCGAAGTAATaacttcttttaatataatctttACCTTATTCTTGTCATTATTATTTGCTATTTGATTTGATTGTGATACATGGAAATGATAAATAACATGAGCTGGTATGTCAACAGAAAAACcaattgaaattaaaattgatGCCATGATAACAGGATCTAAAGTAGTTCCAGTCCAATATAATGAAcctaacattaaaataataatacttcCTATTGTTAACATTGCAATTACTACTGGTTTAAATCTAAACATAAACATTGAACATATTAATCCCATGCATATAATTGTTGCTATTGAACTTTCAATTGCATCACGAGGCATATTATCTATCAAGTCAAAATAAATACCATCATGCATAAAGACTGTTgcattaaaactttttttatacttatcaACAATAGAACGAAGTCGATCCATTAATTTACCTCTCTCAACCCAATCTGATAATGTTTCAccatgataataaatattaaaaaaaaaacttttcaatttagtattattattagaaagTTTAACAAAACCATTCCAATGTTCTTCTTCTGgccattttaaaaattcaattatatctttttcaaCATAGGGAATTATATTTGTTGTAGAATTGTTTTCTatattttcttcatcatTATCCCATTCAACTTTATGTTTTTCAAATTCAAGAAAATCTTTAAGAAACAAATGAGTACTTTCACTTCCTAATGATAATGGATCAGATTCAAATTCACGTAcaaatttcataaaattattatatttttgttgattACTAAAATCAATTGAAGTTGTCACATAAACTGATGCTTGTGTACAATCtcttattaaaacattttctcTTAACTgatttatttcaattaatgGTGAATCCATggcaaataatttttcactattaagtaatatttttatatttgttatacCATAGgcacaaaaaattaaaaatgtaatccATCCAATTATTACTAATATATTAAAccaaatatttgttaatatgtttatatatccattaattactttttttacaaattttctaaatattttattattttttgattgttTTTCTATAGATTTAACAGGCCCTACTTTGACAACCTTACAATTTTGAGCTATATCACCAATACTAATacttaatttatttgatagTGATCTTTCATTTATCATTTCATATTTTCCAACTATAGAAATAATTGCgcaataaaatgttatttggTAAATAAAATCGACAAATATGGCGGACATATTACCGACACAAAGAAGTGTAATCTCTGGTGACCCAGTAAATGTTCCAATATAATCAGCTAGTATATTTGTACAAGCAGAAATTAATATGGCAGGTCCTGTTTCTTGAAGAACTAATCCTAAACGTTTCTCTACAGAATCATTTGGATCATTTTTTCTTCTCATTtctttacaaattttttgcCATGAATGTATCATAAGATAAGCATCATCAACACCTATAGCAAGTACTAAAAATGGTGTTACACATAAAACAGATCCAAATCTAACACCACAAAAGAAAAGTGTACCTAAAGCTGTTCCACATGCCATAAAAGGACAAACACATGCATTAAATGCAAGTGATATTTTATGAATACTAACTTGATTCATATAATATGAAGATATTAATACTGTAGTACATGAACAAATAACCATAATAGTAAAACCAAGACTTAAATATGGTACATTTGCCATTCCAGCTCTAACAACTTCTAACTCAACATATGTTGTTGATAATGGTAATACtcttataaattttgatttatattcttttgtaaaatattttataaattgtaattCAAAATCTTTAACATCCTCTTCTGTccattcttttttaaatttagcAATATAAAACATTCCAATCATTTTAGTATACTCAAGATTtgtaatatcatttttacttaattcatcttttttttttaatttaacaccAAAAAAGTTTGATTGTAAACCAAAATCTCTTCCATAAAATTGAGATTTTggatattgtaaaataattcgATCACTtaatgtttcattttttttagttaaatcatattgaaatttatatccattctataaaaattattaaaattaatattttataaatactttaaattacTTACATAAAATTGAACTAAAGGttcattaatattacaaaagcCATGACAAAAGGTTTTGTACGATTCATTAAAACCAGTtgctttattataaattgtaaaattattcattacCAATTGATGAACTTTAACCGCTTCCTTTAATAACCAAGGTCTCATCATATTACCACCATCTTTTGATACGATAGATAAAAATACCATCGGTCCACGTCCATATTCATCTGAAAATTCTTGGCTTACCTTCATTTCATAACGTGACCGTGCTCCATATGGTGTATAACCAGTGATatcatttacattttttgtaacaataattttagcTGTTCCAATACCAGTTAATACtaaacatataataataatagcaatagaatattttgttacaatttttgcccaattaaaataacatttttgtataattttaacaaaagcATTAGAACTTTTATGGGTACCAAAAGATGATGTTGAGGATAATGATGagatatctaaaaaaaaattatattattttattttattaaaaataaatttacctTTTAATGAACTTTCTGTATTATATGAATTTCGAGTTATactattttcattattttctgATTTTTTTACAGAAGATAATACATCAAAATTACTTGGTTGGATAATATTAGgcataattatataaaaaatttatacatagatctataaaattataataatttatttttttttatttgttaaataaaatatataatacaattaatGATATTGGCATATAATACacataattaattatttaaaaaaaaaatagcaataaattaattaatttaaaaaataaatttttttttaaataaacatacaTGTCCGCATgacataaataattaaaaatcatgaataactattacttaaaaaagttgtttttttttaaattttaaatgatattttctaatgaataatttacttttaaacaacaaatttataatttataaatttatataactaataaaataaataggaAGTCTTTACTgaaatgattatattttaacaaacttttagaaaacaaaattaagTTATTTTACACCTTTTTTAATAGTACACAAATAAAGTATTGCAACTtaggtaaaaaaatatttttcattttattacttGCACAATAAGaataatgtttaataaatgaagtgaaaaaagattataatggtaaaaatttaacatgatttatgataaatttattaaccTTGATAAATACTATGTcttgttatattaaaactttttaatagtttGTTGAGGTATGTCATCTTTCTTCAATtacctttttaaaatataatagtttttacttttataaataatatattaagatTTTAGTCAATTAATTAAGTAATTTGATAAATGTTACACTTTTATATTccaaatttacaatattttacattGTATACTTATTATAAGTATGTTTTATCAATAGCaaacatattttttgtacactttttttttattaaattaatgtaGTATAATTACTACTGTAGATTATAATagtatgatataaaaatataccgCTTACTTTATTGGTCCTACAAcgatttaatttatcattatgtattttggaaaattaatactttgtggcattaaagttttttcttcacattattattttgtcatTTGTAGGTATGGCGGATAGTATTCAAGATGATGATGAAATGAATATGGAAAATCATATGGAGAAGATTCGATTAGCTGTCTCTAGTTATGAAATTGAccaattttcaaataaattacaaAGAAATATGATGGTAAGTTAAATGTATATTGACAActttatgtaattttaaattataggAAAGAAGACAACATTTTGATGTTAAAGATcgtataaatattaaaaatacaatagaTTTTATGAAAAGAAATATACCAATTGATGAGACTTTACCATTAGATAGAAAACTCCATGCATTTGCTACTGccaataattttgaaataaaatataatgaaaatgaaatttatttatcatccTCTGATTTTATAATGTCAATAACTTGTCAAAATGAAATTGTTGAAAAGGTTACCATTACATGGTTTCGTTGTCAAGGTACTGGAATGATGGAAggaacaaatataaaaaaattgataaatgaaaataaatttcgtATTTTAtctcaaaaattaaaaatttactcaCGAACAATTGATTCATCCTTTAAAAttgatgaaaaagaaaaaatttttaatgttttactTCAAGAAGATGAGGAGTATTCAAATTTATCTAGTAGTGATTCTAATTCAGGTCCTATTgggaaattttttaaaagaacaGATCTAGAACCttctttttttagtatattttGTGATAGACTTCTTTTATTTCAACAAAATTCTATCAATGATCATacatttaaatgttatattaatattatatctgAAGATACTCATCCAATATTTATTGAAGGAACAAATATTAAGTATGCTTATATGTTAAGATTTTCAAAAcctttattaatttttgaaggATTTGCAAAAGAATTAATGGCTCGTTCTTGTCGAGATGTGTTAGGATCATTGAAAGCAGATATATTTACACAAATACTTGGTataacaaaaagaaaaaagaatttagTTACCAATGAAAAGTTTCAACCAACAGTTAAGTATCTTGTTGGCGATGAATTAATTTATCGTAACAAAGATTTTGTTATTGAAGGTGTATCTTTTACAAATcgaaataatttaatttttgttgttgAAATAGTTAGAGTtcaactttttataaatcatcTTATCGAGTCAATTAAAAGAGATACATTCTTGGAGCAGTTTGTCTCATCAAAAAGCACACATGATGTACTTCTTAGTCAACCAAGGCATAATACTCTTGAGTTTACACTATACACACCAAATGGTATGAAACTTTTGCTACAAATTAAAGTGGTAACAATGAAAGATATTCTTGTTGATGGATACTTTGCAAATGGGGATATTTTAGGTTCGGATATTGTAtcagtttttttaaatgttcttGTAGAGTaagtttatattaataatttttttaatgattatttttagatcTTGGTCTATTCCATTATCAATTCTAGCATTAATGAAGAAATTGGGTTTTGAtagtaaatataattgtaatattaattgtttaaaaaaacaatctTCTTCTGAATTAAGTAAAGTTGGTAACGCTTggcattattttttaaaattcaccAAAAAATGGcgaaaaaagaaattaaaaaaaaagaaatataatatttctaatttatttattgacaATCCTGTATTATTAAACGGAAAAGCCGTTGATATACTAGGAACGTTAGTACCTATTCAGAGTGATATTGATATGACATATTTTAAACCTAAGCAAACTTTTTATTCTCCCTATCCACCAAATGTTAATAATGGCCAAAggatattatttaataagaatattcaaaaacaaaatatagtTGTTGATATATTGCCAAATAAGCCTAAGAGTGATCTggtaattttttctattgtttttttttctgttaaataacttttttttttgtatcatCAGGAAGCAATGGCTGAGATAGgacaaaatttatcaaaagataACAGTAACTCTTCACAGCGAGGAGTTGTAACTAAGTATTCTGACAATGTTATAAAAACTCCCACAGTTATTGGAAAATACCCAGTTCAAAATGATAATTCACAGTTTGTTTCCCCTTTAAATAGTGGAAATGTTCAGAGCTATCAGCAAAATTTGTCggtaaaaaatatagttcCTAGTTCTTCGGTAAACTCTTCTAATCAAAATGTTACTCATACTAAGCataaaaaatctaaaaataaaaaatctgACTTTACTGAAGGTGTCTTCAAAGTTCctaatatcaatattttgCCTACATCTTCTGTTACTCAACAATCGTTTTCTGATGAGACTGAGGTGAAGAAAAACAAGAAAGATCCGGCAAGTAAAAAATcgaaaaaagttaaaaaaaatatattgtcgGAAACGTTGGCTTCAGTAACTCATCAACAAGATTCATTAAAAGTTACCTTTTCGCGTTTACCTTTAGAAAGTCATTCTAACAAAGTAGTTGATGATGCTTCATTGAGTACTATTATGAAACCATCTCCAACATTTTCTAAAagtgattttaaaattaagcaTGAAAATGTACcagatgaaaaaattattacagtAGAGAAGAATAAAGATTTACTTGAAACAGGA
This Strongyloides ratti genome assembly S_ratti_ED321, chromosome : 2 DNA region includes the following protein-coding sequences:
- a CDS encoding Sterol-sensing domain and Patched family-containing protein: MPNIIQPSNFDVLSSVKKSENNENSITRNSYNTESSLKDISSLSSTSSFGTHKSSNAFVKIIQKCYFNWAKIVTKYSIAIIIICLVLTGIGTAKIIVTKNVNDITGYTPYGARSRYEMKVSQEFSDEYGRGPMVFLSIVSKDGGNMMRPWLLKEAVKVHQLVMNNFTIYNKATGFNESYKTFCHGFCNINEPLVQFYNGYKFQYDLTKKNETLSDRIILQYPKSQFYGRDFGLQSNFFGVKLKKKDELSKNDITNLEYTKMIGMFYIAKFKKEWTEEDVKDFELQFIKYFTKEYKSKFIRVLPLSTTYVELEVVRAGMANVPYLSLGFTIMVICSCTTVLISSYYMNQVSIHKISLAFNACVCPFMACGTALGTLFFCGVRFGSVLCVTPFLVLAIGVDDAYLMIHSWQKICKEMRRKNDPNDSVEKRLGLVLQETGPAILISACTNILADYIGTFTGSPEITLLCVGNMSAIFVDFIYQITFYCAIISIVGKYEMINERSLSNKLSISIGDIAQNCKVVKVGPVKSIEKQSKNNKIFRKFVKKVINGYINILTNIWFNILVIIGWITFLIFCAYGITNIKILLNSEKLFAMDSPLIEINQLRENVLIRDCTQASVYVTTSIDFSNQQKYNNFMKFVREFESDPLSLGSESTHLFLKDFLEFEKHKVEWDNDEENIENNSTTNIIPYVEKDIIEFLKWPEEEHWNGFVKLSNNNTKLKSFFFNIYYHGETLSDWVERGKLMDRLRSIVDKYKKSFNATVFMHDGIYFDLIDNMPRDAIESSIATIICMGLICSMFMFRFKPVVIAMLTIGSIIILMLGSLYWTGTTLDPVIMASILISIGFSVDIPAHVIYHFHVSQSNQIANNNDKNKVKIILKEVITSVGFPAFQAALSTSLCISVLLLVNVYMSRAFVKVMVICLSLCLYHGLLIIPTIYALINHLQRLISKQ